The following are encoded in a window of Thermoanaerobacter ethanolicus JW 200 genomic DNA:
- the ndk gene encoding nucleoside-diphosphate kinase: METTLAIVKPDGVKRGLIGEILKRYENKGLRLKAAKVITPTIELLEKHYEEHKGKPYYKPLIQYMSSGPVFAMVLEGENAVKIVRLLNGATKVEEALPGTIRGDFASSTTFNIIHGSDSIESAKREIALWFPELA, encoded by the coding sequence ATGGAAACCACTCTTGCTATAGTAAAACCCGACGGTGTCAAGAGAGGGCTTATAGGAGAAATATTAAAAAGATATGAAAACAAAGGTTTAAGGCTTAAAGCGGCAAAAGTAATAACTCCAACAATTGAGCTTTTAGAAAAGCACTACGAGGAACACAAAGGCAAGCCTTACTACAAACCTTTAATACAGTACATGTCCTCAGGTCCTGTCTTTGCAATGGTACTAGAAGGAGAAAACGCCGTAAAAATAGTTAGATTATTAAACGGTGCTACTAAAGTGGAAGAGGCCCTCCCTGGAACGATAAGAGGTGATTTTGCTTCTAGTACTACTTTTAACATTATTCACGGTTCAGATAGTATTGAATCTGCAAAAAGAGAAATAGCACTGTGGTTTCCTGAATTAGCATGA